One Denticeps clupeoides chromosome 10, fDenClu1.1, whole genome shotgun sequence genomic window carries:
- the LOC114797632 gene encoding nck-associated protein 5-like, giving the protein MMCEDVQERPLEEDLDSEEEGDLESYLEEESSNELLERVRELQAENSALALANESQREAYERCLDEVANHVVQALLNQKDLREECIKLKMRVFDLERQNRTLCDLLQEKMLSQSSIHHQPSLGAMTELKQELEAQNNSQLRGHREHVHNGTTESTDSSMEALSPFLKKKAHILEVLRKMEETDPLKFHLSCSFCNYSQSLVSKDTVLKSRFPQALCSQMCTNPNAHQHANGEGGGSASDHSSCQKCMKCLMLSNRDGNSPAKNNHTCTSKVDNLNLACPDNRETKFVLAADGTNSLSNRLSVDTSIHSQKREDTSSKHQSSDVSDSYELTDQSVISDSYSLQLSKSSSDVPCKTEGALMEKDIEPRADLHAKEGSVKISTAEVNNTSKLPALEVKSAYCESDKKESVHKGLLFSPSENNFASKVLDDISVPEKDNPSQDLVTEKAKIALNPTHISCLTEVKASSSKLLRFLKIPNIGERTSVANPLRLSPQLTRSSKIPCRTNNYEVHHSPVTPRKANTTERQRQTLSSKQETYLNTLSAPTPPPQTDDLSLSSEKELGVSLVPSTISPNKPTMASQLQKNLQKVPHYENVHEPSHPRGLSASQIPEEATVSFFHTGVGIQGKQANVSAEKPPGLKQQNSLGGSDSLCDCPVSDSISVKADSTVWHPQPSHHSLPSHSSLSKIQHAGSSVRPQDKADQEQIIIPQVSEHFQSSPPAAPRTNPPPIPKKSGIARHSGESSHSFKERLAALGKLRNIENSPVSVQTIDVTEAQSTVSKMISTNAKIKTAERLSDFGEHSHAKSTTNNTGSVINYQGPCQSFNQGAKSLPSSSLMSKSEVEFSSPKIVLAKPESPKTKALPLSMPNSEASQAVRTYAKSTPPQNLPNIVKTFSSPNKLPIKSPTKSTQVATNLTKPVQEVPRYLSKSEDRSQVKAKKKSTTSGDSLPPHPTRSSDTNEEKRHSAPSPQSAIEQKVMKGIEENVLKLQEQDKGQPPEVKQKTSNGIASWFGLKKSKLPALSRKHDLSKGKEDKKEWKLSISSMGKDTKLATKAKSELESLNISILMEKAQDLHKALEGERAYVNGMAADRSGRGHSCEVVMDQAQGQLSVMYRGITSDNFMQQLLNRVDGQDPNSGSMSQRRLSFDCKSKSAFNLQPNGISQTRSSENMEKCSDLISKVDHVTSVESVAEPIHHQHFAGSGMSTYTLDSGIGTFPLPDSSVSAGNKSIPKLKSRGEGDISLSSGTKVPRKAWTLERELSSLEEGGKELEALEAVHMARIVQEDDDHFRANLIAKNWTFPSLKMSAEAPDVYVSVRDGVEPEKQKNSFRRNTKHCEASAPHDTRGQPVPAPAQPGPRAKGHSHGNLDAGLELVREGPDDALSPGPQLALETPESLSDSLYDSLSSCGSQG; this is encoded by the exons GTTGCCAATCATGTGGTGCAAGCTCTACTTAATCAAAAG gACCTACGAGAAGAATGTATTAAGTTAAAAATGCGGGTGTTTGACTTGGAGAGGCAGAACAGGACTCTCTGTGACCTCCTGCAGGAGAAAATGCTCAGCCAGTCTAGCATTCACCATCAG CCATCTTTAGGAGCCATGACTGAACTAAAGCAAGAGCTGGAGGCACAGAACAATTCACAGCTAAGG GGACATAGAGAACATGTACACAATGGCACAACTGAATCTACAGATAGTTCTATGGAGGCCTTGTCACCGTTCCTAAAGAAGAAAGCCCATATTCTTGAAGTCCTGCGAAAAATGGAAGAGACAGACCCTCTGAAGTTTCATCTGTCCTGCTCCTTTTGTAACTACAGCCAATCACTGGTCTCAAAGGATACTGTCCTCAAGTCCAGATTTCCTCAGGCCCTCTGCTCTCAAATGTGCACCAACCCCAATGCCCATCAGCATGCCAATGGTGAAGGAGGAGGCTCTGCCTCAGACCATAGCAGCTGTCAAAAGTGCATGAAATGTctgatgttgtccaacagggatggaAACAGTCCGGCCAAGAATAACCACACATGCACTTCAAAGGTTGACAACCTCAATTTGGCCTGCCCTGATAATCGTGAAACCAAATTTGTTTTGGCAGCAGATGGGACTAACTCACTTAGTAATAGGCTGTCTGTGGACACATCTATTCACTCTCAAAAGAGAGAGGACACTTCCAGTAAACACCAGTCTTCAGACGTTTCAGATTCTTACGAGCTAACTGATCAGAGTGTTATTTCAGATTCCTATTCATTACAGCTATCAAAGAGCAGCTCGGATGTTCCTTGTAAAACTGAAGGTGCTCTAATGGAAAAGGACATTGAGCCGAGGGCAGACTTGCATGCTAAAGAGGGCTCTGTGAAAATAAGCACCGCTGAGGTCAACAATACTTCAAAGCTCCCAGCTCTGGAGGTGAAGTCGGCATACTGTGAATCAGATAAAAAAGAGTCTGTTCACAAGGGCTTGCTCTTCTCCCCCAGTGAAAACAACTTTGCCTCTAAAGTCTTAGATGATATCTCTGTACCAGAGAAAGACAACCCATCACAAGACCTGGTAACAGAGAAAGCCAAAATTGCTCTCAACCCCACCCACATCTCATGCCTTACTGAGGTCAAGGCCTCCTCATCAAAATTATTGAGGTTTCTGAAAATTCCTAACATTGGAGAAAGGACCTCTGTGGCTAACCCTCTCCGGCTAAGCCCTCAGCTCACTCGAAGCTCAAAGATCCCTTGTCGCACTAACAACTATGAAGTCCACCACTCTCCCGTCACACCTCGCAAAGCCAACActacagagagacagaggcaGACTCTTTCCTCAAAACAGGAGACATACCTTAACACCCTTTCTGCTCCAACCCCCCCACCACAGACTGATGATTTGTCCTTATCTTCAGAGAAGGAGCTTGGCGTTTCCTTGGTACCAAGTACCATCTCTCCAAATAAGCCAACAATGGCATCTCAGTTGCAAAAGAATCTCCAGAAAGTACCACACTATGAAAATGTCCATGAGCCATCTCACCCACGGGGATTGAGTGCATCCCAGATTCCTGAAGAAGCAACTGTGTCATTCTTTCACACTGGTGTTGGAATCCAAGGAAAACAAGCAAATGTTTCAGCTGAGAAGCCTCCTGGTCTCAAACAACAGAACAGCTTAGGAGGCAGTGATTCTCTTTGTGATTGTCCAGTCTCAGACTCTATTAGTGTCAAGGCTGACAGCACAGTCTGGCACCCTCAACCCAGTCACCACAGTTTACCCAGCCACTCCTCGCTTTCTAAAATTCAGCATGCTGGAAGCAGTGTGAGGCCCCAAGACAAAGCAGATCAAGAGCAAATCATAATACCTCAGGTTTCAGAACATTTCCAGtcctctcctcctgctgctccaaGGACCAATCCACCACCTATTCCCAAGAAGTCAGGGATAGCAAGACATTCAGGTGAATCCAGTCATTCATTCAAAGAAAGGCTGGCTGCACTTGGCAAGCTAAGGAACATTGAGAATTCTCCAGTTAGTGTTCAGACTATAGATGTGACAGAAGCCCAGTCTACTGTGAGTAAAATGATAAGCACAAATGCAAAAATCAAAACTGCAGAAAGACTTTCCGATTTTGGAGAGCACAGCCATGCAAAATCCACAACTAATAACACTGGCTCTGTTATAAACTACCAAGGTCCATGTCAGTCTTTTAATCAAGGAGCGAAATCGTTGCCATCCAGTTCATTGATGTCTAAATCAGAGGTGGAATTCTCATCACCCAAAATCGTCTTGGCCAAGCCTGAAAGTCCTAAGACTAaggctctccctctctctatgCCCAACTCTGAAGCTTCACAAGCTGTACGCACCTATGCCAAAAGCACACCACCCCAAAATCTGCCAAACATTGTGAAAACCTTTTCAAGCCCTAACAAGCTCCCTATTAAATCTCCTACAAAATCAACTCAGGTAGCCACTAACCTCACCAAGCCAGTGCAAGAGGTGCCAAGGTATTTGTCCAAATCTGAGGACAGGAGCCAggttaaagcaaaaaaaaagagcacaaccTCTGGAGATAGTCTTCCTCCCCATCCGACAAGATCGTCAGACACAAATGAGGAAAAGAGACATTCTGCCCCAAGTCCTCAGTCTGCCATTGAGCAGAAGGTCATGAAGGGCATAGAGGAGAATGTACTGAAACTCCAGGAGCAAGACAAAGGTCAGCCACCTGAAGTAAAGCAGAAAACCTCCAATGGCATTGCTAGTTGGTTTGGCCTAAAGAAGAGCAAGCTTCCAGCCCTTAGCCGCAAACATGACTTATCAAAGGGGAAGGAGGACAAAAAGGAATGGAAGCTTAGCATCTCATCCATGGGCAAGGACACCAAATTGGCCACAAAGGCAAAATCAGAATTAGAGAGCTTAAACATCTCTATACTAATGGAGAAAGCGCAAGACCTACACAAGGCCCTGGAGGGGGAGCGGGCCTATGTCAACGGGATGGCTGCAGATCGTTCTGGAAGGGGTCACTCATGTGAGGTGGTGATGGACCAGGCCCAAGGCCAGCTTTCTGTCATGTACCGAGGGATAACTTCAGACAACTTcatgcagcagctgctgaacaG GGTGGATGGGCAGGACCCCAACAGTGGCAGTATGTCCCAGAGACGTCTTTCCTTTGACTGTAAATCCAAGTCTGCTTTCAACCTTCAGCCAAATGGCATCAGTCAAACCAGGAGCAGTGAGAACATGGAGAAG TGCTCAGATCTCATCAGCAAAGTTGATCATGTCACATCTGTGGAGAGTGTTGCAGAGCCCATTCATCACCAGCACTTTGCAG GTTCTGGGATGTCCACATACACACTGGACAGTGGCATTGGCACATTTCCCCTGCCTGACTCCAGTGTTAGTGCTGGCAACAAGAGTATCCCCAAATTAAAGTCACGGGGGGAGGGTGACATTTCACTGAGCTCAGGAACCAAGGTTCCGCGCAAGGCCTGGACCCTCGAGAGGGAACTTTCATCCCTTGAGGAAGGTGGCAAAGAGTTGGAAGCCCTGGAAGCTGTTCATATGGCCAGAATTGTCCAAGAAG ATGATGATCACTTCAGAGCTAATTTGATTGCTAAGAACTGGACGTTTCCCAGCCTGAAAATGTCTGCAGAGGCTCctgatgtgtatgtgtctgtcaGAGATGGAGTGGAACCAGAAAAGCAGAAGAACTCATTCAGAAGG AATACAAAACACTGTGAGGCTTCAGCACCACATGACACTAGAGGTCAGCCTGTTCCTGCTCCTGCACAACCTGGACCAAGGGCCAAGGGCCATTCCCATGGAAATCTGGACGCAGGCCTGGAGTTGGTAAGGGAGGGGCCAGATGATGCCCTTTCCCCTGGACCTCAGCTGGCCTTGGAGACACCAGAGTCCCTGAGCGACTCGCTATATGACAGCCTCTCATCCTGTGGCAGCCAGGGATGa